One region of Acidovorax sp. T1 genomic DNA includes:
- a CDS encoding PA4780 family RIO1-like protein kinase: MKAPPRLQSLIEEGLIDTVVRQLMSGKEAMVFVVRCGDETRCAKIYKEATHRSFRQAVDYTENRKVKNSRSARAMAKGSKFGRQEQEAAWQSAEVDALYRLAAAGVRVPQPFNFHDGVLLMELVTDAHGDAAPRLNDVRFTPEDARTHHATLVAEVVRMLCAGVVHGDLSEFNILLAHLPGAEGEAGTDGPVIIDLPQAVDAAGNNHAPRMLLRDVANLRDFFGQFAPELRSTQYGPEIWSLYQSGLLSNETPLTGIYAPAHTDVDMQAVLREIDDARDEDAARRLRMATAV, translated from the coding sequence ATGAAAGCACCCCCCCGCCTGCAGTCCCTCATCGAGGAAGGCCTGATCGACACCGTGGTCCGCCAGCTCATGAGCGGCAAGGAAGCCATGGTTTTTGTGGTGCGCTGTGGCGATGAAACCCGCTGCGCCAAGATCTACAAAGAAGCCACCCACCGCAGCTTCCGCCAGGCGGTGGATTACACCGAGAACCGCAAGGTCAAGAACTCGCGCTCGGCCCGCGCCATGGCCAAGGGCAGCAAGTTTGGCCGGCAAGAACAAGAGGCCGCCTGGCAAAGCGCCGAGGTCGATGCGCTCTACCGCCTGGCCGCTGCCGGCGTGCGCGTGCCGCAGCCGTTCAACTTTCACGACGGCGTGCTGCTGATGGAGCTGGTGACCGATGCGCACGGCGACGCGGCACCGCGCCTGAACGACGTGCGTTTTACGCCCGAAGACGCGCGCACCCACCACGCCACGCTGGTGGCCGAGGTGGTGCGCATGCTGTGCGCGGGCGTGGTGCACGGCGACTTGTCGGAGTTCAACATCCTGCTGGCGCACCTGCCAGGCGCAGAAGGTGAGGCCGGCACCGATGGCCCCGTCATCATCGACCTGCCCCAGGCCGTGGACGCTGCCGGCAACAACCACGCCCCGCGCATGCTGCTGCGCGACGTGGCCAACCTGCGCGACTTTTTCGGCCAGTTCGCGCCCGAGCTGCGCAGCACCCAATACGGCCCCGAGATCTGGAGCCTGTACCAGAGCGGGCTGCTCAGCAACGAGACCCCGCTCACCGGCATCTATGCGCCCGCGCACACCGATGTGGACATGCAGGCCGTGCTGCGCGAAATCGACGACGCGCGCGATGAAGACGCGGCGCGCAGGCTGCGCATGGCCACAGCGGTTTGA
- a CDS encoding class I SAM-dependent methyltransferase, with amino-acid sequence MKSASDTWFDEAYYQRYYFDKKTSVIDPEHAERLGAFVCSYLQYLRVPVRRVLDVGCGIGLWRAAVARHFPDASYHGVEFSDYLCGRFGWERGSVVDYQAHDPAEPFDLVICQGVLPYLDPSDLKRALRNLGRLSRGALYVEAVTREDYERDILDEDLTDPRLFRHRAELYRRGLQEGFTELGGGLWLSRQSEVPLFELECAGGR; translated from the coding sequence GTGAAATCTGCAAGCGATACCTGGTTCGACGAGGCCTACTACCAGCGCTACTACTTTGACAAGAAAACCAGCGTGATCGACCCCGAGCACGCCGAGCGGCTGGGCGCGTTTGTGTGCAGCTACCTGCAATACCTGCGCGTGCCGGTGCGCCGGGTGCTGGATGTGGGCTGCGGCATTGGCCTGTGGCGTGCGGCGGTGGCGCGGCACTTTCCCGATGCCAGCTACCACGGCGTGGAGTTCAGCGACTACCTGTGCGGGCGTTTTGGCTGGGAGCGCGGTTCGGTGGTGGACTACCAGGCCCATGACCCGGCCGAGCCGTTTGACCTGGTGATCTGCCAGGGCGTGCTGCCTTACCTGGACCCGTCCGACCTGAAGCGGGCCCTGCGCAACCTGGGCCGCCTGAGCCGGGGCGCGCTGTATGTCGAAGCCGTCACGCGCGAGGACTATGAGCGCGACATCCTCGACGAAGACCTGACCGACCCGCGCCTGTTTCGCCACCGGGCCGAGCTGTACCGGCGCGGCCTGCAAGAGGGCTTTACCGAGCTGGGCGGCGGCCTGTGGCTGAGCCGCCAGTCCGAGGTGCCTTTGTTTGAACTCGAATGCGCGGGGGGCCGATGA
- a CDS encoding tRNA-uridine aminocarboxypropyltransferase, whose amino-acid sequence MTMAAAPVVPHAVARQRAERLARSSKPFLARGGPRGERCAGCRLLPSHCLCALRPAVPTRAGMCLLMGDVEALKPSNTGWLIADVVADTFAFGWARTAVHPDLLALLADPQWQPVVVFPGDGVAPERLLHAMPRNAETAPPHSATAKRPLFVLLDGTWPEARRMFRKSPYLDRLPVLILQPGQRSRYRLRHALHDDHLCTAEVAALCLELAGETRAAQTLEAYLDVFTHHYLQAKNQLPVDVDDALHQRLRDVSTQA is encoded by the coding sequence ATGACCATGGCTGCAGCGCCCGTGGTGCCCCATGCCGTCGCGCGCCAACGCGCCGAGCGCCTGGCGCGCAGCTCCAAGCCCTTTCTGGCGCGCGGCGGCCCGCGCGGCGAGCGCTGCGCCGGCTGCCGCCTGCTGCCCAGCCACTGCCTGTGCGCGCTGCGCCCGGCCGTGCCCACGCGCGCGGGCATGTGTTTGCTGATGGGCGATGTGGAGGCGCTCAAGCCCAGCAACACCGGCTGGCTGATCGCCGATGTGGTGGCCGACACCTTCGCCTTTGGCTGGGCGCGCACTGCGGTGCACCCGGATTTGCTGGCCCTGCTGGCCGACCCGCAGTGGCAGCCGGTGGTGGTGTTTCCGGGTGACGGCGTAGCGCCCGAGCGGCTGCTCCATGCCATGCCCCGCAACGCGGAAACCGCGCCCCCGCACAGCGCCACGGCAAAGCGCCCGCTGTTCGTGCTGCTCGATGGCACCTGGCCCGAGGCGCGCCGCATGTTTCGCAAAAGCCCCTATCTGGACCGCCTGCCCGTGCTCATCCTGCAGCCGGGGCAGCGCTCGCGCTACCGCCTGCGCCATGCGCTGCACGACGACCACCTGTGCACCGCCGAGGTGGCAGCCCTGTGCCTGGAACTGGCGGGCGAAACCCGCGCCGCGCAAACGCTGGAGGCCTACCTCGACGTGTTCACCCACCACTATCTGCAGGCCAAGAACCAGCTGCCGGTGGATGTGGACGACGCACTGCACCAGCGCCTGCGCGATGTGAGCACGCAGGCGTAA